In a single window of the Osmerus eperlanus chromosome 4, fOsmEpe2.1, whole genome shotgun sequence genome:
- the tgm2a gene encoding protein-glutamine gamma-glutamyltransferase 2a, translating to MNQGPLPREESGTKVSFGLSDFTVNTAWSASITSPPGDPVSLSICSSPDAPIGLYSLSLDLGHSVPLGQFILLFNPWCARDAVYMSSEEKRQEYVLAQDGLVYKGSSTRIKAYPWLFGQFETGILDICLRILDENPKFVSDADKDCSARRNPVYVTRVISAMVNSQDDRGVLVGQWGGDYSDGVRPTRWTGSGAILRQWAEGGSVRYGQCWVFASVACTVSRALGIPCRVVTNFGSAHDKNANLLIEFLYDEDGEDISAESVWNFHVWVDNWMVRADLSPEYSGWQASDPTPQEKSEDVYCCGPVPLKGLREGDLTVKYDAPFVFAEVNADVVEYVRLTDGRMARMGGSTANVGHHISTKAVGSDERHDITHQYKYSEGSEEERRVFQKAKHHNKLLQKGEEPGLHIKIKLPPNMLVGGDYDVSARVVNNQMEDKTCRFLFTARTVSYDGKLGAVCGHAYESNLKVLSGEEKSVVLRLEYSVYGENLTSDKQILLKAIVIDQAGMDFHKTQKTVVLDNPDINIHILGEPRVGQLLSAEVSLQNPLPEALQNCCFSLEGAGLTGAHTITHMVGTLGPQQEAKVKVDFIPTNVGLHKLLVDFDSDKLSNVKGFLNIDVKE from the exons ATGAATCAAG gaCCTCTGCCCAGAGAAGAATCAGGCACCAAGGTCTCCTTTGGCCTGTCGGACTTCACCGTCAACACAGCCTGGAGTGCCTCCATCACCAGCCCCCCTGgggaccctgtctctctgtccatctgttcCTCCCCTGATGCCCCCATCGGTCTCTACTCCCTCAGCCTGGACCTGGGTCACAGTGTTCCCCTGGGCCAGTTCATCCTGCTCTTCAACCCCTGGTGTGCCC GAGATGCTGTGTACATGAGCAGTgaggagaagaggcaggagTATGTGTTGGCCCAGGATGGACTGGTCTACAAGGGCTCTTCCACCAGGATCAAAGCCTATCCCTGGTTGTTTGGACAG TTTGAGACGGGCATCCTGGACATTTGTCTGAGGATCCTGGATGAGAATCCCAAGTTTGTGTCGGATGCAGACAAGGACTGTTCTGCCAGGAGGAACCCTGTCTATGTGACCAGGGTGATCAGTGCCATG GTCAACAGTCAGGATGACCGTGGGGTGCTGGTGGGCCAGTGGGGCGGAGACTACTCTGATGGGGTGCGTCCAACTCGCTGGACAGGAAGTGGTGCCATTCTGAGACAgtgggctgagggagggagtgtccgCTATGGACAGTGTTGGGTGTTTGCATCGGTTGCCTGCACAG tcTCCCGGGCTCTGGGAATCCCCTGCCGCGTAGTCACTAACTTTGGATCAGCTCACGACAAGAACGCCAACCTGCTGATTGAGTTCCTGTATGACGAGGACGGAGAGGACATCTCAGCTGAGTCTGTCTG GAACTTCCATGTGTGGGTGGACAACTGGATGGTCCGTGCTGACCTGAGCCCAGAGTACAGTGGCTGGCAGGCCAGCGACCCCACACCCCAAGAGAAGAGTGAGG atgtgtacTGCTGTGGTCCCGTCCCCCTGAAGGGGTTGAGAGAGGGGGATCTGACCGTGAAGTACGACGCTCCGTTCGTGTTCGCGGAGGTGAACGCCGATGTGGTGGAGTACGTCCGCCTGACAGACGGGCGCATGGCCAGGATGGGCGGCTCCACCGCCAACGTGGGGCACCACATCAGTACCAAGGCTGTGGGCAGCGACGAGAGGCACGACATCACACACCAGTACAAGTACTCCGAAG gctcggaggaggagaggcgggtctTCCAGAAGGCCAAGCACCACAACAAGCTTCTgcagaagggggaggagcctggccTGCACATCAAGATCAAGCTccccccaaacatgctcgtggGCGGGGATTATGACGTATCGGCGCGCGTCGTCAACAACCAAATGGAGGACAAGACGTGCCGCTTCCTGTTCACGGCACGCACCGTGTCGTACGACGGCAAGCTGGGCGCCGTCTGCGGTCACGCCTACGAGTCTAACCTGAAGGTCCTGAGTGGAgagg AGAAGAGTGTTGTGCTGCGGCTGGAGTACTCGGTGTACGGTGAGAACTTGACCTCTGACAAACAGATCCTGCTGAAAGCCATCGTCATCGATCAGGCCGGCATGGACTTCCACAAGACCCAGAAGACTGTTGTCCTGGATAACCCAGACATAAACATACAT ATCCTGGGAGAACCCAGAGTGGGTCAACTTCTGAGTGCTGAAGTGTCTCTCCAGAACCCTCTCCCAGAAGCCCTGCAGAACTGCTGCTTCTCCCTGGAGGGAGCAGGTCTCACCGgagcacacaccatcacacacat gGTTGGAACTCTGGGTCCTCAACAAGAAGCCAAGGTCAAAGTTGACTTCATTCCCACCAACGTTGGGCTCCACAAGCTCCTGGTGGACTTTGACAGTGACAAACTGAGCAACGTCAAAGGGTTCCTGAACATTGATGTCAAGGAGTGA
- the rprd1b gene encoding regulation of nuclear pre-mRNA domain-containing protein 1B, whose amino-acid sequence MSSFSESALEKKLSELSNSQQSVQTLSLWIIHHRKHSSLIVRVWHRELKKAKSSRKLTFLYLANDVIQNSKKKGPEFTKDFETVLVDACSHVAREADDGCKRPMERLLNIWQERALYRADFIQQLKLAIEDSNSPKPAEEKKPVKRTYQKVQEEEEEEDDDYRCHGSPHVIDASGPQLTEELVKALQDLENAASGDAAVRQKIASLPQEVQDVSLLEKITDKEAADKLSKIVDEACLLLAEYNGRLAAELEDRRQLARMLTDYISCQKEALTEREKKLEEYKQKLARVTQVRKELKSHIQSLPDLSLLPNVTGGLAPLPSAGDLFSTD is encoded by the exons ATGTCGTCTTTCTCTGAGTCTgctttggagaagaagctgtcTGAGCTCAGCAACTCCCAGCAGAGCGTCCAGACGCTGTCGCTGTGGATTATCCATCATCGCAAACACTCGTCCCTCATCGTCCGAGTATGGCACAGAGAACTAAAGAAAG CTAAAAGCAGCAGAAAGCTGACCTTTCTGTACCTGGCTAATGATGTGATTCAGAACAGCAAGAAGAAAGGTCCAGAGTTCACCAAAGACTTTGAAACAGTTCTGGTGGACGCCTGCTCTCATGTCGCCAG AGAAGCAGATGATGGCTGTAAGAGGCCTATGGAGCGTCTCCTCAACATCTGGCAGGAGAGGGCCCTCTACAGGGCCGACTTCATCCAGCAGCTGAAGCTGGCCATCGAGGACTCCAACAGCCCCAAACCTGCAG AGGAGAAGAAGCCTGTGAAACGGACCTACCAGAAggttcaggaggaggaggaggaggaggacgatgaCTACAGATGCCACGGCTCTCCTCACGTGATCGACGCCTCGGGGCCTCAGCTG acggaGGAGCTGGTCAAGGCCCTGCAGGACCTGGAGAACGCAGCTTCGGGGGACGCTGCTGTGCGTCAGAAAATCGCCTCGCTTCCCCAGGAGGTCCAGGACGTGTCTCTGCTGGAGAAGATCACTG ACAAGGAGGCGGCAGACAAGCTGTCCAAGATCGTGGACGAGGCGTGCCTGCTGCTGGCCGAGTACAACGGGCGCCTGGCGGCCGAGCTGGAGGACCGCAGGCAGCTGGCGCGCATGCTCACAGACTACATCAGCTGTCAGAAGGAGGCCCTGACCGAGAGGGAAAAGAAGCTGGAG GAGTACAAACAGAAGCTGGCGCGGGTGACGCAGGTGAGGAAGGAGCTCAAGTCCCACATCCAGAGTTTGCCggacctgtccctcctccccaacGTGACGGGAGGCctggcccccctgccctccgcCGGGGACCTCTTCTCCACCGACTGA